From Actinomyces sp. oral taxon 171 str. F0337, one genomic window encodes:
- a CDS encoding choice-of-anchor L domain-containing protein, giving the protein MSILPIRLRRLSASTTAFLAVLALSAAGPAVAATAPNTAGQSTASLRDTSTVSAQSLAQMVAGPKATVSNASVSSKDVQIGTVKGLPGDGNAITEGVALSTGSLIDPDPTADSDTDITRSAVLGPNDALDTTGDFGVTEDPAGLAKVAGTDVYDEAVLEFDVTATSSNIVLYYSLGSEEYAGATKGTPASWQSRGYKDPLSIQVNGTECAHVPGTQTAVSAASINDSSNADYYTANVSGHTPGRIPVEFNGYTSALPCQAATAPGQKVHVRVAIADAQDGQLDSTVLLRTQGLGFTDKPITDSCTAKAGTCDIPGADNGSSKSSNGKASTTPLGQGKPGVTDYSAASPTAGTKNTVAGLPLTGTQALLLGGIALLLLAGGGVALMLRRRRLAGLEAD; this is encoded by the coding sequence GTGAGTATTCTTCCCATCCGTCTGCGACGGTTATCCGCATCAACAACCGCTTTCCTGGCTGTGCTCGCCTTGAGTGCGGCCGGCCCGGCGGTGGCCGCTACTGCGCCGAATACGGCGGGGCAGTCCACCGCCTCCCTGCGTGACACCTCCACGGTGAGTGCCCAGTCCCTGGCTCAGATGGTCGCCGGTCCGAAGGCGACAGTCTCCAACGCTTCCGTCTCCAGCAAGGATGTCCAGATCGGCACCGTCAAGGGCCTGCCCGGTGACGGCAATGCCATCACCGAGGGCGTCGCCCTGTCCACCGGCTCTCTCATCGACCCCGATCCCACCGCCGACTCCGATACCGACATCACCCGCTCCGCGGTCCTGGGGCCCAATGACGCCCTCGACACCACTGGTGACTTCGGCGTCACTGAGGACCCGGCGGGCCTGGCGAAGGTGGCCGGCACCGATGTCTATGACGAGGCCGTCCTGGAGTTCGACGTCACCGCCACCAGCTCCAACATCGTCCTCTATTACAGCCTCGGCTCCGAGGAGTACGCCGGCGCCACTAAGGGGACCCCGGCCTCCTGGCAGTCCCGCGGCTACAAGGACCCGCTGAGCATCCAGGTCAACGGCACCGAGTGCGCCCACGTCCCCGGCACGCAGACAGCCGTGAGCGCCGCCTCGATCAACGACTCCTCGAACGCCGACTACTACACGGCCAATGTCTCGGGCCACACGCCGGGACGGATCCCGGTCGAGTTCAACGGCTACACCTCGGCCCTGCCCTGCCAGGCGGCCACGGCCCCGGGGCAGAAGGTGCACGTGCGCGTGGCCATCGCTGACGCCCAGGACGGTCAGCTCGACTCCACGGTGCTTCTGCGCACCCAGGGACTGGGCTTCACTGACAAGCCGATCACCGACTCCTGCACCGCCAAGGCCGGAACCTGCGACATCCCCGGAGCCGACAACGGCTCCAGCAAGTCGAGCAACGGCAAGGCCTCAACCACTCCGCTCGGCCAGGGCAAGCCGGGCGTCACCGACTACAGCGCCGCCTCGCCCACCGCAGGAACCAAGAACACTGTGGCCGGTCTGCCCCTGACTGGAACCCAGGCGCTCCTCCTGGGGGGCATCGCCCTGCTGCTCCTGGCCGGTGGCGGTGTAGCGCTCATG